From one Lysinibacillus sp. G4S2 genomic stretch:
- the hisJ gene encoding histidinol-phosphatase HisJ gives MKRDGHIHSPYCPHGTSDSFKQYIEKAIAHNFTHITFTEHAPLPLSFVDPTPQQDSGMNPDFLMPYFEDLQSLQKAYAQDIRIDIGLEVDYIQGFEHETLQFLDTYGHFLDDSILSVHFLQWQNTFECIDFSPESFMAFSKKVGSIKQVYDLYYDTVLQSIKANLGQFKPKRIGHPSLIHKFQLAHTMKIDDAARIREVLDLMKEEGYALDLNSAGLSKTYCQEPYPPFAFIDYSKFIGLPIVFGSDAHSVTDLHQHYQVIYPK, from the coding sequence ATGAAACGTGACGGCCATATTCATAGCCCATATTGTCCACACGGTACTTCAGATTCATTTAAACAATATATTGAAAAAGCAATCGCTCATAACTTTACACATATTACCTTCACAGAACATGCACCATTACCATTGAGTTTTGTAGACCCTACACCACAGCAAGATAGTGGTATGAATCCTGACTTTTTAATGCCTTATTTTGAAGATTTGCAGAGCCTTCAAAAGGCGTACGCACAAGACATTCGCATTGACATTGGTCTAGAGGTTGACTATATTCAAGGCTTTGAACATGAAACACTTCAATTTCTTGATACATATGGACATTTTTTAGATGACTCTATTTTATCCGTCCATTTTTTACAATGGCAAAATACCTTTGAATGCATAGATTTTTCTCCAGAAAGTTTTATGGCTTTTTCAAAAAAAGTGGGCTCTATTAAACAAGTATATGATTTATATTACGATACTGTCCTACAATCCATTAAGGCAAATTTAGGGCAATTCAAGCCTAAGCGCATTGGGCACCCTTCACTTATTCACAAATTTCAATTAGCACATACGATGAAAATCGATGATGCTGCGCGAATTCGAGAAGTTTTAGATTTAATGAAGGAAGAAGGCTATGCGCTTGATTTAAATAGCGCTGGATTAAGTAAAACATATTGTCAGGAACCTTATCCACCATTTGCCTTCATTGATTATAGTAAATTTATTGGGCTACCAATTGTTTTCGGTTCAGATGCTCACAGTGTTACTGATTTACATCAACATTATCAAGTCATTTATCCAAAATAA
- a CDS encoding GAF domain-containing protein, whose translation MFTQINYEGSIAEQYDSLAKQLDALLTGETDRIANFSNASALLNQFLTNINWVGFYVLQGEELVLGPFQGLPACVRIPIGRGVCGVAVEKEETMVVKDVHAFPGHIACDAASQSEIVIPLIKEGEVLGVLDIDSPIVNRFSKEDQEGLELFVKTLLLHI comes from the coding sequence ATGTTTACACAAATTAATTATGAAGGGTCAATTGCCGAGCAATATGATTCATTAGCAAAACAATTAGATGCACTGCTGACAGGAGAAACCGATCGTATTGCCAATTTCAGTAACGCTTCTGCATTACTGAATCAATTTCTGACAAACATTAACTGGGTTGGTTTTTATGTATTACAGGGAGAAGAACTCGTATTAGGACCATTCCAAGGCTTACCTGCTTGCGTTAGAATACCAATTGGACGCGGCGTTTGTGGAGTAGCTGTAGAAAAAGAAGAAACAATGGTGGTCAAAGATGTCCATGCCTTCCCAGGGCATATTGCCTGCGATGCCGCTTCCCAATCCGAAATCGTTATTCCCTTGATAAAAGAAGGAGAGGTACTTGGTGTTCTTGACATCGACAGTCCAATCGTCAATCGTTTTTCTAAGGAAGATCAAGAAGGTTTAGAACTCTTCGTAAAGACCTTACTCCTTCATATATAA
- the thiE gene encoding thiamine phosphate synthase: MKRDDLQLYFIMGTLNVLNQEPLNVLEKALQSGITMFQFREKGPNALTGQAYESFARDCQKLCQQYNVPFIVNDDVELAVKLGADGVHIGQKDLPVSLVREKVGNMILGVSVHSQAELQTALQYGADYVGIGPIFATTSKSDANPPSGTNFLEQVRIRYPELPIVAIGGINCSNAHTVFKAGADGIAVISAICESEDISNTISTFKSFGG, encoded by the coding sequence ATGAAACGTGACGATTTACAGTTATATTTTATTATGGGTACTCTTAATGTTTTAAATCAGGAGCCACTAAACGTTTTAGAGAAGGCTCTACAATCCGGAATTACCATGTTTCAATTTCGTGAAAAAGGACCAAATGCTCTCACTGGACAAGCGTATGAAAGTTTTGCAAGAGACTGTCAAAAGCTCTGTCAACAATATAATGTTCCGTTTATCGTCAATGATGATGTAGAGCTTGCTGTAAAGCTTGGAGCTGATGGTGTTCATATTGGACAAAAGGATTTACCTGTGTCGCTGGTACGCGAAAAAGTTGGTAACATGATTTTAGGTGTTTCTGTTCATTCACAAGCTGAATTACAAACTGCCCTACAATATGGGGCTGACTATGTAGGAATTGGCCCTATTTTCGCAACCACCTCTAAAAGCGATGCTAACCCACCTAGTGGAACTAATTTTTTAGAGCAAGTTCGGATACGATATCCGGAGCTCCCTATCGTTGCAATTGGAGGCATAAATTGCTCGAATGCACATACGGTATTTAAAGCAGGCGCGGATGGAATAGCTGTTATTTCTGCGATTTGCGAAAGTGAGGATATCTCAAATACAATCTCTACATTTAAATCATTTGGGGGATAA
- the thiI gene encoding tRNA uracil 4-sulfurtransferase ThiI — translation MIWKEILIRYGELSTKGRNKMDFIRRLRENIRHAFADLGHLHIRTERDRMFIAIQDETQMDALLKGLPQIFGIQSFSPVAACEKDIEAMKKLAITIMDTFKNEQRTFKVEVKRTDKTFPLESHAIQREIGGYVLPQYQNLSVKVKKPDIELRVEVRHDATYMMAQVIPGAGGMPVGSNGKSLLMLSGGIDSPVAGYLMMKRGVRLEAIHFFSPPYTSQNSLEKVKVLANELTKFGASIRLHVIPFTEIQVLIKEKVPSNVSMTTTRRMMLKVADKVREEIGALAIVTGESLGQVASQTLESLTAINAVTNTPILRPLISSDKLEIIDIAEKIGTYETSIQPFEDCCTIFTPASPKTKPKLEKVEHYESFSDFDELIERAVKNREVYIFPKKEQEADKFADLL, via the coding sequence ATGATTTGGAAAGAAATTTTAATTCGATATGGCGAGCTTTCTACAAAAGGTCGCAACAAAATGGATTTTATTCGTCGCTTACGTGAAAACATTCGTCACGCGTTCGCTGATTTAGGACATCTACACATTCGTACAGAGCGCGATCGTATGTTTATAGCTATACAAGATGAAACACAAATGGATGCACTATTAAAAGGATTACCTCAAATTTTTGGTATTCAATCATTCAGTCCTGTGGCAGCGTGTGAAAAAGATATAGAGGCCATGAAAAAACTTGCGATAACTATTATGGATACATTTAAAAATGAACAGCGTACTTTTAAAGTAGAAGTAAAACGCACAGATAAAACATTTCCTCTAGAATCACATGCCATTCAACGCGAAATTGGTGGTTATGTTTTACCTCAATATCAAAACTTATCGGTAAAAGTGAAAAAGCCTGATATCGAGCTTCGTGTAGAGGTGCGACATGATGCTACATATATGATGGCACAAGTTATTCCGGGTGCAGGTGGAATGCCTGTAGGCTCTAATGGTAAATCTTTATTAATGCTTTCTGGTGGTATTGATAGTCCTGTTGCTGGTTATTTAATGATGAAACGAGGAGTGCGCTTAGAAGCGATTCACTTCTTTAGCCCACCGTATACAAGCCAAAATTCATTGGAAAAAGTAAAGGTACTTGCTAATGAATTAACGAAGTTTGGAGCAAGTATTCGTTTACATGTTATTCCTTTCACTGAAATTCAAGTTCTTATTAAAGAAAAAGTACCTTCAAATGTATCAATGACAACAACTCGCCGTATGATGCTAAAAGTTGCTGACAAAGTACGTGAAGAAATTGGTGCATTAGCTATTGTTACAGGTGAAAGTCTTGGACAAGTAGCGAGTCAAACTCTTGAAAGCCTTACAGCTATTAACGCCGTAACGAACACACCGATTTTACGCCCATTAATCTCATCAGATAAATTAGAAATTATCGATATTGCAGAGAAAATTGGCACATATGAAACGTCTATTCAGCCATTTGAAGATTGCTGTACAATTTTCACGCCTGCAAGTCCAAAAACAAAGCCAAAGCTTGAAAAGGTTGAGCATTATGAAAGCTTCTCGGATTTTGATGAATTAATCGAACGAGCAGTGAAAAATCGAGAGGTCTATATTTTCCCGAAAAAAGAGCAAGAAGCAGATAAATTTGCAGATCTTCTATAG
- a CDS encoding alpha/beta-type small acid-soluble spore protein, with the protein MANNTNRSSNQLAVPGVQQALDQMKYEIAQEFGVQLGADASARANGSVGGEITKRLVQMAESQLKGMPNNNQ; encoded by the coding sequence ATGGCGAACAACACAAACCGCAGTTCAAACCAGCTTGCAGTACCTGGTGTACAACAAGCGCTTGATCAAATGAAATACGAAATTGCACAAGAATTTGGTGTTCAATTAGGAGCTGACGCTTCAGCTCGTGCTAACGGTTCCGTTGGCGGTGAAATCACTAAACGTCTTGTACAAATGGCAGAATCTCAATTAAAAGGTATGCCAAACAACAATCAATAA
- a CDS encoding GNAT family N-acetyltransferase, whose product MQFYIREMNEIYATDILKWKYDEPYDFYNNELNDESLKELLDNPYYSIVNDKEELVGFFCTGTSAQVPKGHDYGAYLDACIDIGIGMKPELTGKGFGTEFFSFILNQLQQENYSPLRLTVVTFNTRAIHLYEKLGFEKVMEFTTPTELITMKKG is encoded by the coding sequence ATGCAATTTTATATTCGGGAAATGAATGAAATTTATGCGACTGACATTTTGAAGTGGAAATACGATGAACCATATGATTTTTATAACAATGAACTAAACGATGAATCTTTAAAGGAATTACTAGATAATCCATATTATTCAATTGTCAATGATAAAGAAGAGCTAGTCGGTTTTTTCTGTACAGGAACATCTGCACAAGTACCTAAAGGACATGACTATGGCGCGTATTTAGATGCGTGCATTGATATAGGTATAGGAATGAAGCCTGAGCTAACAGGAAAAGGTTTTGGTACAGAATTTTTTTCATTTATCTTAAATCAGTTACAACAAGAAAATTATAGTCCTCTTCGTCTAACAGTAGTTACATTTAATACAAGAGCCATTCACCTATATGAAAAATTAGGCTTTGAAAAAGTTATGGAATTTACAACACCAACTGAACTTATAACAATGAAGAAAGGTTAA
- the ezrA gene encoding septation ring formation regulator EzrA, with protein sequence MEYIIIPVILLLILAIVGFMMRRKHTIIIAELENEKSQIQNNPINEEISKVKSLNMNGETEEMFERWRNSWDEVIDVHMTKVDSLLFDAEDQINRLRFNKATLIEREIEDYIQKCEQDKDKILEELNELIGSEEKNRIEIEQLKEYYRSARKTLLAHQHSFGVALPALEKKLEGFVQKFEEFDVLTNEGNYLQAREIVISLNQESQQTFEYINDVPTILTELQVKLPGAVQELRSGQREMEEQSYYLQHLELTKALDKFEEEFATLKNELAELNLIVVKPRVAEINDEIDQYYDLLEKEVIAKNYVDQNCDRLLSLITNVIGSTRLVSDEATFVQQSYHLNEKDAEIPKAALKQLEALQRRYDLLAMRVREEKSAYSSLQEELIEINDELERIHEEQENLSNTMKRLRIDENKARAQVENLKKILQETDRLLNKANIPGIPEEMDARLDEAAEHIYVVMQSLQEVPLNMGTVHNNLNAATLCVEDVKAKSHELIENVMLIERIIQYGNRHRATNPKLNSRLKEAEGSFNQFRYSKALEEAGTAVEEMEPGALKRIQELVAEETK encoded by the coding sequence ATGGAGTATATCATCATTCCGGTTATCCTACTATTAATTTTAGCGATAGTAGGATTTATGATGCGACGAAAACATACAATAATTATTGCTGAACTTGAAAATGAAAAATCACAAATACAAAACAATCCCATAAATGAAGAAATTTCAAAAGTTAAATCTTTAAACATGAACGGTGAAACAGAAGAGATGTTTGAACGATGGCGTAATAGTTGGGATGAAGTCATCGATGTACATATGACAAAAGTTGACTCGCTTTTATTTGATGCTGAGGATCAAATAAATAGACTTCGTTTTAATAAAGCAACATTAATTGAACGAGAGATAGAAGATTACATTCAAAAGTGTGAACAAGATAAAGATAAAATCTTAGAAGAACTTAATGAATTAATTGGTAGCGAAGAAAAAAATCGTATTGAAATTGAACAATTAAAAGAATATTATCGCTCTGCACGTAAAACGTTGTTAGCGCACCAGCATTCGTTCGGCGTAGCATTACCTGCGCTGGAGAAAAAGCTAGAGGGGTTTGTTCAAAAGTTTGAAGAATTTGATGTGCTCACAAATGAAGGAAATTATTTGCAAGCGCGAGAAATTGTTATTAGCTTAAATCAAGAATCTCAACAGACATTTGAATACATTAATGATGTACCAACAATTTTGACGGAATTGCAAGTAAAGCTACCAGGCGCTGTACAGGAATTACGCAGTGGTCAGCGTGAAATGGAAGAGCAATCCTATTATTTACAGCATTTAGAGCTAACGAAGGCGCTGGATAAATTTGAAGAGGAATTTGCAACATTAAAAAATGAATTAGCAGAGCTTAATTTAATCGTTGTTAAGCCACGTGTTGCTGAAATAAATGACGAGATTGATCAATATTACGATCTGCTTGAAAAAGAGGTTATTGCTAAAAATTATGTTGACCAAAATTGTGATCGTTTATTAAGCTTAATCACTAATGTTATTGGTTCCACAAGATTAGTAAGTGATGAAGCAACCTTTGTACAGCAAAGCTATCATTTAAATGAAAAAGATGCAGAAATTCCAAAAGCGGCATTAAAGCAATTAGAGGCTTTACAACGTCGCTATGATTTATTGGCGATGCGTGTTAGAGAAGAAAAATCTGCCTACTCAAGTTTGCAGGAAGAATTGATTGAAATTAACGATGAGCTTGAACGTATTCATGAGGAGCAAGAAAATTTATCGAATACGATGAAGAGGCTACGAATTGATGAAAACAAGGCTAGAGCGCAAGTAGAAAATTTAAAGAAAATATTACAAGAAACAGACCGATTATTGAATAAAGCTAATATCCCAGGTATCCCTGAGGAGATGGATGCACGTCTAGATGAGGCAGCAGAGCACATTTATGTAGTTATGCAAAGCCTGCAAGAGGTACCTCTGAACATGGGAACGGTTCATAATAATTTAAATGCTGCAACACTTTGTGTGGAGGATGTAAAGGCAAAGTCACATGAATTGATTGAAAATGTAATGCTGATTGAACGTATCATTCAGTATGGTAATCGTCATCGTGCAACAAATCCAAAATTGAATAGTCGTTTAAAAGAAGCAGAAGGATCTTTCAATCAATTCCGTTATTCAAAGGCATTAGAAGAGGCTGGAACGGCAGTTGAAGAAATGGAGCCAGGTGCTTTAAAGCGAATTCAAGAACTTGTAGCAGAAGAAACAAAATAG
- a CDS encoding cysteine desulfurase family protein: protein MEVNTIYLDNSATTKPLKEVMQAFMVVNEQYYANPASIHAMGVESNELLMRAREQVADILHTEAKNVLFTSGGTESNNAAILGLARSNTHKGNHILTTEIEHPSVIESVKQLEQEGFDVEYLQVDKNGVISLEELRAKVRKDTILVSMMHVNNEMGAIQPIFEAAKIIHESSRAAFHVDAVQSFGKLPIAFNDDEGPDCISISGHKIHGFKGSGVLAFRKKMKWQPYALGGGQEFGLRSGTVAVPQAVALSKAARVAVETMNDRTKKYRRWYEEICTQLHGYGDAVHILSTPQGAAHILSFSIRDLKGEVIINALQKRNVIVSTSSACSSKQTKTSHVVEALNLDEHFKKGVIRISFGAYVTDEDIVKFKQVLDKVLMELKGEFK from the coding sequence ATGGAAGTTAATACAATCTATTTAGACAACAGTGCAACAACAAAACCTTTAAAAGAGGTTATGCAAGCATTTATGGTAGTGAATGAGCAGTATTATGCCAATCCTGCTTCCATTCATGCAATGGGTGTTGAATCGAACGAATTATTAATGCGTGCACGTGAGCAAGTAGCAGATATTTTGCATACAGAAGCAAAAAATGTGCTATTTACATCAGGTGGTACTGAATCCAATAATGCAGCTATTTTAGGTTTAGCACGTAGTAATACACATAAAGGGAACCATATTTTAACAACTGAAATTGAACATCCATCTGTGATAGAATCCGTTAAGCAGCTTGAACAAGAGGGTTTTGATGTAGAATATTTACAGGTAGATAAAAATGGTGTTATTTCTTTAGAAGAGCTTCGCGCAAAAGTGCGTAAGGATACCATTTTAGTAAGCATGATGCATGTAAATAATGAAATGGGTGCTATCCAACCAATTTTTGAAGCAGCAAAAATTATTCATGAATCAAGTCGTGCAGCTTTTCACGTGGATGCTGTACAAAGCTTTGGGAAATTACCGATAGCATTTAACGATGATGAAGGACCAGACTGTATTTCAATTTCTGGTCATAAAATTCATGGCTTTAAAGGCTCAGGTGTATTAGCATTCCGTAAAAAAATGAAATGGCAACCGTATGCACTTGGTGGAGGACAGGAGTTTGGTTTACGCAGTGGAACAGTAGCTGTCCCTCAAGCTGTGGCCTTATCCAAAGCAGCCCGAGTAGCTGTAGAGACGATGAATGACCGAACAAAAAAATACCGTCGATGGTATGAAGAAATATGCACGCAATTACATGGATATGGGGATGCCGTGCATATTTTGTCAACGCCACAAGGAGCGGCACATATTTTATCTTTTAGTATTCGCGATTTAAAAGGTGAAGTCATTATAAATGCATTGCAAAAACGCAATGTTATTGTTTCGACATCGAGTGCTTGTTCATCAAAGCAAACAAAAACAAGCCATGTTGTAGAAGCTCTAAATCTTGATGAGCATTTTAAAAAGGGTGTCATTCGTATAAGCTTTGGCGCGTATGTAACAGATGAAGATATAGTAAAGTTTAAACAAGTATTAGATAAAGTATTGATGGAACTTAAAGGAGAATTTAAATAA